Below is a genomic region from Triticum dicoccoides isolate Atlit2015 ecotype Zavitan chromosome 5A, WEW_v2.0, whole genome shotgun sequence.
ATCACAGGGGATTATTATTAGCATGTAGCTCTGCTTCATGAAGAAATGTACAGAATATGCAATTATTCATAACATTAACCATGAATTATATCTTCACCCATACTGCCATTTGGAATGATTTAAAAAATTCCATGCTGATAAGTGATAAGCAAAGTAGGAAGCATACAAGATGCATGAGTCTTGTTTCAAAAGCAATCAAATCCGGACGTGCTTCTGCAAGAACCTGAAGTCTTCGCTGATGAATATCTTCAAGGAATTCAAGTGTCCCGGCTTCACCACAATGCCCACTAGTGACAAACGGAAAACAGAAGTGACTTTCCTGATGAGAAATGGGAAAACATGTGTATGTTAAGCAGTAAAATACCTGTAATCGGTGccatcagaaagatttgagacttcCTTTAATCACAAATTTCAAATCCATAATGTGTTTTGAGTGGCGTTTTTTAGTATCTTTTCATTGTGTTGGGTCCAAATATTCCAGCAGCCCAAAATCACAATGTCGAGAGCAATTTGTGAAGACTTGACAAGCCAATAATACTTCATCATAGAATGAGATGCATCTTCTCTTACCAGGAATGACTCCCAACAGGTAACTCTGTGAAAAATGAGCGGTTTTGCACCTTTTGTGGGGAAAAAAACAGTTTTAGTACTCTAAACTTTcacttttactccctccgtccgaaaatacttgtcatcaaaatggataaaaagagatgtatctagaactagagtacgtctagatacatcttcttttatccattttgatgacaagtatttccggacggagggagtacaacactgAGCTTTGTGTTTTCTCTCGGGCTGTGAAATGTGTTTTTCCATATAAAAAATTATGGCCATAACACAAAAAGAGTCAATCTGTACATGGTACAAACATTCCTACCTGAGAAATTTCACCCCACGGTTTCATCTAGGGAACACACGTCACGACTGTAAAAAAAAGTGAAACAGCCAACAATATTGTTTGCGATTTTGTATATCAGTGATGAAAGAAATCCTCAGGAGAATTCATCATTTTCAGAGGGGAATACATACATAGTAGTTGAGATAAAACCTACAGTGCACTACAGGAAACAGGGTATACATAAGGCAGCACTAGTACACAACAGCATAGCAGCTTATTGCAGGTTAATATCTCCATAACAACTCTGAATCTGTATCACATACATTGCCTCAAACTCTCTTAATAGCTAATAAGGGGTCGTGAACCTTCGATCGTTTCGCTCGCTCCTCAGTACAACTTCACTATTACTGCTTGCTAATCCTTGACTGGTTGTACCTCCATGTAGGCCGACTTGAGAACTAAGAAGTACACCACCATTTCACAAATGTAAGTGCACAGGTATCTCATTTTGTAGAACATCACAGAGCTATTACTAAATCTCCAGGACATGTTGACAACGTAACACCAGGAGCAAGCCGTCTGAAGGAGTACAACTCTATGACGCCGGGTAGTATTGGTTAAGGGATCTAGTTATTGCCCTGATGGTGTTTGGAGTTGTCCTGCAGCAGCCCCCAATAAGGGCAGCCCCATCTTTGCACCACTCACCTACATAAGAAACGAAATCGCCGTCTGACACACCAGTGGATTCCTGCACACCAAATGAAGCATATCATTAGTGTTTCGAGTTCTAGAACAATCTCAGGTGTACTTTTTTATTAGTAGGACAGGCTAGAAGGTGGCCTCTACACATAAGTTTTGGCTGCTAACCAAAGGGAGATGAGAATGGCCGCCAGAAATAATTCAGAGGTAATAAAAAACGAATAAGATATTGTATTACTTTTTATATTATGTCTCCCTCAGAAAAACTGGCCTGGTAGTGTGGTTTTTTCTTGCACTTTGGTGAGCAAATATCTAATCGTTGTGGATGTTCATCTATCCTATTTACATTAACATTTCTACCTATACCTAAGGTTGAGCAGGAAAATGGAAAACAAAAGGAATAGAAAATATCCAAAGAAACTAGAGTTAGGTATTTGATTGATGGTTTTTTTGTGTTCAGAAGAATAAGATGGTTGCTATCAAAAAACAGGTGTAAATGGATTGAGATAAACTTACCACCCACTCCTTTTTCTCAGCATCGTATCTTTCTCCACTGTTGGGGTATATCAGAATTGGCTTGTCTGTGACCTGTGGCAATGGAGCACAACACAGATAGTcacaacaaagaaaattactgcTGCTCAGCAGTTAGCATGGTAAGACATTATTTGTATAATCAAAACATGGGCATTCGCATTTCATGGAACATGCAAAAGGATGGAATGGAAGCCTAACTTGCATTTGTTTACAATTAAAAGGAATGTAAAATGATCTTACCTTCCGAATGGAGAGTATCAAGCTATGAATAAATCTTGGAGGTGTGCAGTTTATGCCAACTGCACCAACCTTTGCACATTCATTAGCAATTTTAGCACATTCGATTAATGAGTCTCCACTCACAACATTAACTCCATCTTTTGAGTTGAAGGAAAACCATGAAGGGATATTTATGTTGCATTCCTCAAGAAGTTCAACATATGCCTACAAGATACATCACGAGCAAACCATCAGATACTATTTCGTAAGAGTGTACTGTAAAATTTGAGGTAGCATATCCTTGTGCGATCAGTAAAGTTCAGCATACCTGAGCTTCCAATTTGTTAGGGATTGTTTCAAAAGCAATCAAATCAGGACGTGCTTCTGCAAGAACCTGAAGTCTCCGCCGATGAAAATCTTTCAGGAATTCTAGTGTCCCAGCTTCACCGTAATCCCCACTAGTAACAACCGGATAAAGAGAAGTGATTTTCCAGAAGTAAAATGGAAAAACATGTACTATGTTAAGTAGTAAAATACCTGTACTCAGAGCCATCAGCAAGATAAGCCCCATAACTTCCTATGGAAGCAGCAACCAGAATAGGACGCAAGGCAGTGGATTGATCTGGATGTTGCTTCAGAAACATTTCACGTGCTTCATGTGCAATCTCAACACTCTTTGTTAGTAAATTTTCACCTTGTTCTTTCGAAAATCCCTTGGACTCAAACCCTTGAATGGTAGCCTGCAACATCAAATTTGAATATCAGTGTGATCATAAATGTCACGGAAACATAAAACAGGAAGAGTGAAACTGTATTTTCGAACCTGATAAGATGCAGTAATTATAATGTTTGCACCTGCTTCAATGTAGTCTAAGTGGACCTGTATCATACACATACCAAGATTAGCATGCTATGTCAATCTGTAAACGGCTATACATGCGGAAGAACAATTGTTCGATGAGCTGCAATTATTAGGTAATTGCAACAAAGAACAATGTGAATAACTCATAAACACAAGAAACCCAACAGAGTTAGCTACTACAGTGAATTCAAGCATATTCCGGTTTTTCTTTGCAGGTTGCACCTAACAGTAACTACATATTTCACCAATAGATTTACGCAGACTAGTCTGCAGTTAAGTATTAACATCGGAAATCACCTGGATGCCTGTATCCAGTATACACATGGCAGGTCAAACATAGGTCCTAAATCTCAAGAATCCAGGACTGATCCTAGCGCTACAGCAAAAACTATTTGCCCAGATCAGAATGGTGCATTTGCATGATGCTCCCAGTGTGGCTTCAAGATGGGTCCAACAAAGCCAGATTCAAAAATCAAAATAATATCAGGCTCGACAGGGAGTGGCCCTAAACTCCAGGCTGAGGCCATGCTTGAAGTTCTCAAGTCTAGACTGGATAATAAGGACTTCATTATACTAAATTTTAACAATGACCAGGCTTCATTCTAGAATGGTTGGAGTAATTATTATTTTGTGTCATGTCGAGATACTCGGAATAAATTTGGCATGTGGCATAAGCTTTGTTCCCGATTCCATCCGGTGGTGCTATCTTTCATCCGGTACTGACACTTTATTCTAAAACACATAAACCATCTTTTGTACACTAGTAAAGCACTGTTGCATGATGTTTCCAGAGCGGTTTCAAGATGGGTCCAACAAAGCCAGGTTCAAAAATTCAAATAATATCAGACCCGATAGAGAGTGGCCCTAAACTCTAGGCTGAGGACATGCTACAAGTTCTAGAATAGCTGGAATACATTTTTATGTGTGGATAATACTCAGAATAAATTGGGCATGTGAATAAAGCTTTGTTCCTGATTCCTGAATGGTATGAGGTTCGCGGTAATGTTGGTAGCTCGCACGTAATTTATTCTAAAACACTAGAACATCTTTTGTACACTTGAAGCTTGCATCCAGTCATGTCGTTCAGATGCTCATCATAACTGTAGCATGACAGTGCATAGAAGTGGACGCACGCAAAAAAGAACTGATTCTCCTCTCTTTTGGGGGTCATTACCTGCCAAGAGCATAACAAAGAAAGAAAAACGAATCCTCCTTTGCCTAAACATATGCTAGCATCGCGTGAGGTGCTACTGCCCTGTTCATGATGCAGCACACTAGTACCTTATTATTCTAATGGGGCCGTGGGGCACTTCCAGCAACCCTGGAGGAAGATCGGAACATTTTCCAACCACCTTGTAAGCTAGTGACCCATAATGTTGACTTGCTCGGCTGAGCTGATTGTTAATGGCTCCGCATCTAAAAAATTTACTACCGTGTTAGTAGATTTTAGGAACCCGGCCTCACCAAGAATCATGGTGGGCACCGCCATTTCTTTCTACTCCAACAAGTATTCTGAATCGTGTAGAGAACAGCAGGCAAAGATCAAAATGATAGAAGAAAACTGGTGAATCctaagaactactccctccgtcccaaaagtgtcaaaaaaacgtcttacattttgggacggagggagtaataatcaGCCAAAAGAAAACAGAATCGCCGAACTGGCAAGGCCAAGGTGGCGGTGTGCAGAGTACATGAGAGTACACGAGGTgttcgggcggcggcggcttgcctTGCGGATGAGGTGCGGGGAGGAGAGGATGCACTTGGCGCTCCAGAGTGGGTCGTTGAGGTCGGCGCCGTGGGCCTCGAGCTCCGTGGCCAGCCCGCCGTCCAGTACCAGCCTCCCGCCGCCGGCCTCCACCCACCGCCGCACCGCCGCGCCCGCGGCCCCCTCctccgcgccgcctcctcctccgctctTCACCACCATCCTCTTCTTCCTGCTACAGTGGAGTGTAGTAGGTTTGGGAATGGGGATTTTTGGATTTTGAGTGCGGCGTTGGGGAGGATTTATAGCGGGGAGAGAACGGTGGGACGGAGGGAGGGAGAAGAGAACCCCACAGCTGCAAAGGAGGCGAGGAGAGGATGGTGACACGGCAGAGAGAGTTTTTAGGTCATCCTACCCTACCCTATCTTACATGAGTTTCTCCTATCCAAGTAAACATGCCACGTGATCTTGTCATCACCGGGCTTGGCTTACTTTCTTTTCAAGCACCACACTAGGGTGTACGCCAAATAGCGATGCCAAACGTAAATTTGTCATTTGATAATGTTGTCCAACTCTATAATACCGGCGTTAAGGCTAAATAATTTGAAACTAGATAAATTATCCTTTTTTGCGGTGATTTTGTGGTGAAACCAGAGAAATTATCTAATCTGATGTCAAATTGGTTGAACGAGTAGAAAATGTAACATGTTCTCCGTCTCCTATCTCTCGTACCATGGCACAGATGCGGGAGCCAAGCAAAATGGAGCCAATGGACGGATGCCAGGAACCGCAGGAACGGCGGTATAACCATATGCTAAGGCACAATGATATCGTTGTTGGGCTTGGAGAAGACGCGGGGAGTATGGCATCATTGGCGTCGCTCGCCCTAAGGCTTGAGCAAATCTAGGGGGTGTCATGGCTTCCCTCCAAAGTTGCAAAATAATCAGTCTTCCGGGCTTCGTCTCTCCTTATGTTCATCCCTCGGGACGGATTAGACGTAGGTCCGGCGTAGATTCCTGCCAACTCCTCAGGGCGGTGAAATTAGGGTTTCTCGTCGTGCATACGTGCCGGCAAATTTTTTATTAAGTTCTTCAAATTGATTCAAGGGTTCAATTgttatcatgagtctttaaaataAATTGTTATCATGTTATGCCTTCAATGAAAAATGTTTCACTCGATTAAGGCGATAATCAATCTTGTTAGCCCCTGGTCACAAATGAACCAAAAATATGTACCAACCTAGTGGGTTGATTCCACATAAGTAACATTACCATCTGAGTTACTCTCAGTTTGCTCATACAACGACTATTATCATATTAAGGTTCTTCTACATTAGGAAaagaaaaaagtccattttaatACCTTGAAAAAAGTTGATGGTTCACATAACCTCCTGATCTTTCTTTTTTGGTTCCTTTACCCCCTAAATAATCCCAAACCGGTCCAAAACCATCCCTGGTTGGTTTTCCTCATACCGGACGCTGACATGGACATAGTCAAAGGCAGTATTTGGCCTGCTGATGGGTCCCTCTCAGCTAGACACTCTCATTGACGGTTGGGCCCGGTCAACACTGACTGAGCCAAGTAAAATATGACACATTGGGCCCACATCTTTCCTGTAATTTAGCCCTAACTGCGTCATCAACAGAagggggcccacatgtcaatgtcTCAGACTAACCCTAGTCAACCTAATAAACTAATGATGGGCGCGGTCCTGCTCTTAGGTCGCCGGCGTGGAGGGCTTCAGCGGCGGCTCATCGGTGCGGTCGTGCTCAAGTGCATCCCTGCGCagaggaggccggggcggcggtCAAGGCGGCGGAGGTCATGGCCTCTTGTCGACCAAAGGCAGCAAGGGCCGGCCATGGATGTGGAGGTGGCTGCGCTGCAGCGATGCAGGCGACGCGAGGAGGCGAGGGACGACCATATTCGAGGGTGGCCAGCCATCGGTGTGGATGTGGAAGCAAGGGTCGGCCATGGATGTGGAGGTGGCGGCGCTGCAGCGATGCAGGCGATGCGGGGAGGCGAGGGACAGCCAGATCCGAGGGTGGCGGCCCCATCTGATCTGGTTCCGGCCAGATCCAGACTCCAGCGATGGTGTGGGGATGGTACGGCGACGAGCTTGTTTTGGCGGCGTGACCTGTACCTGAGAGAGAGATACgagggaagagagagggagaggaaggagaagcaGGGTGCTCGGGGGTGGCGGCCTGGAACTCCAGCCGTCACCGATGTCGGCCGGAGGCGGCGATGCTCGGGAAGGCAGGCGAGGACAAAACCCGGTCCACCTAAGGGAGGCCCACTCACAGGTCAAAACCACCATTAACCGTTGCCACGTCAGCGCCAAGATGAGTCAAAACCATTCAGGGATTGATTTTATCTGGTATAGGATTGTTTAGGGGGTGAAGGGAGCAGAAATAAAGATCAAGGGTTATGTGAACCACTAACTTTTTTCAGGATAGTAAAGTGGacttttttcttaaaaaaaatagctGATAAACAGTTGGTGTAGCCCACTATACAAAAGAAAAATAGTCGATTCACAAATGGAAATTGTGTACCAACCGTTCCTGACAATTAACAACAGGCTCCTCCTAGTTGGTACAGCTGTTTCTCACCTAGTGAAAAGGACGGCACTGGATATATTGCTTGTCTGAATACTTGTCTtgttctctctccccctctctttaaaaaggaaataaatcaatactAGGTTTGTTGCGTTGCTTCTGGCTACCAACAACCATTCTTTTATGGTCTCGCCTGTCCATATTTGTCATCGATCAGCACCTTGCACAGATTTCATGCCCCAGTGCTACAGTACACCACAACTGCCACCTGCCCGACCATATCATCCAAATACTTTCCgaattactcgtcgtagaaatggatagatacatccatttctgcgatgaATAATTTGAAACAGAGGAAGTACTTATTAGGGAAATGGATAAGAACggatgtatgtagaactaaaatatttctagatacatttattttttCGACAAGTATTTTTAAACAGAGGAAGTATTATCGTGCGTACTACGtgcgtgttcctccaaagattcctTAGAAAAATAAGTATCGAGCACTGTCAAAAGATTCACAGATTCACATGGATTCCAAGCGACTCCACCGGCGGTGACACGCCCGCCCACTGTGTTGTCTGTTGTTGTGTGTGCTGTAGGAGAAACGGCACTGTCGGTCGGTGTTGTCGTACCAAAAACTCACTTTTTTACGGAGCACCGCAGAATAGATCGCCGGCCGCCATGAGTGGAGGAGCATGGGTGGACGGGGACGTATCGAAACCGACGGAAGTGTGTGATAAGATGAGCTCCCTGACGCGGAAACCGGCTGCTTATACACAAGAGGAAGGTGAAGGACGTGACGCGCCACGTTCATTGTACCTGGACGCGGACGCGGGCACGGTTGCGCCTTTATTTTTATTTCAGGTCTAGATCGACCGAGAAGTTTATTTTCGAGTCTGGGGGAGGGAGACGAGTCCGTTCATTGTGCATGCTTGTTTTGGAAGAGACGGCGGCGCTACGTACGTACACAGGTTGCCCGGAGGAAacccctagccgccgcccctcgagtctcctcctcctctctccctcctcgccgccgtccacagCGCCGCCAGGCGAAGCCTGGCcggctgggcggcggcggggcttctcCCCATCCTCTCCGTCTTGGCTGGCGCGGGACAGCGGGATCCAGAGAAACGCCGGGCGAACGTGGGGTCCGGCGGCGCGGCGGGCGGGTCTCCCATCGGCGTCGTgcgcggcgcggcggtggcgaCCTGCGTGTCGTGAGGTGGTGGTTGCGTTGGCCTGACCGGTGGTTGCGGGTGCCGCCGGATCCAGATCGGATCCATCTGGATCCTATCTTCGGACTCCGTCGGCGGCCGCGGGGTGGTAATGATCGTCGCTGGCCACGTCGGATCGTTGGATTCGACGTCTGGAGATCTACGAGGAGTTCTTCTCGATCCTCCTTTCTGGTGGGTTGAGCCCCATGGCTTTTTCATCTTCGCGGGTTTCGGATCGTGGCTTGCCGGATCCGGAGTACACGGAGGTTTGGTGGCATAGGATGGGGACCGGAGGAAACTTTGGTCGGCGTGTTCGGCCCGGCATCGGCGACGTCAGTTGACGCCGTTACCCTTCCTGGAGGCGAAGCCGGGGTCCTCCCTATCCACTCCTGAACCCCTCCTAGACGAAAGTCCAAAATTCAGTCtggattgggcggcggcggcggcctgtgcGTCGTATCCTCCATGGAGGCGCCATCTTGGGAGGAGTTGTTCGGGAGAGAGATGTTGTGGATGGTGGGCTCCGAGTAGCTCCAGCAGTGGCGATGGTGCGGAGGTTGCTAGGTGGTGCGGCGTTGTATCTACCGCGTCATTGGCGACGAGTGTTGGCGGCATGGTGCAGCTGCATTTCGATGACGGATGCGgctggatggacgagcgcagggtgGTCGAGCTATctggcgccatggtggcgtcgacggcaggcctGGCAAGGTCTGTGCGTCAGTGCTTGCTCTGGAGATGGATGGGTGGAAGAAGACGGCGGCAGCCTCGGTGAGTGCGCCGGACCGGTGTGTGACCTAGTCCCGGTATGTGGCTAGGATGGGGCATCCGGCATTAGATGTTAGGATTtgatgcgatgtctgtttggtattaggctcggacattcggcaccgctgcatcaaggggataggagtagcgacagatattGCCTAGATGGTGACTTCAAACTCACtgatgtactactttgtaaggtcttttgtgcttaataattaataaaatggtcgtATGTATTATCGAGATGCAGAGACCGAGGATGCATCCTCCTTT
It encodes:
- the LOC119299229 gene encoding homocysteine S-methyltransferase 3-like; protein product: MVVKSGGGGGAEEGAAGAAVRRWVEAGGGRLVLDGGLATELEAHGADLNDPLWSAKCILSSPHLIRKVHLDYIEAGANIIITASYQATIQGFESKGFSKEQGENLLTKSVEIAHEAREMFLKQHPDQSTALRPILVAASIGSYGAYLADGSEYSGDYGEAGTLEFLKDFHRRRLQVLAEARPDLIAFETIPNKLEAQAYVELLEECNINIPSWFSFNSKDGVNVVSGDSLIECAKIANECAKVGAVGINCTPPRFIHSLILSIRKVTDKPILIYPNSGERYDAEKKEWVESTGVSDGDFVSYVGEWCKDGAALIGGCCRTTPNTIRAITRSLNQYYPAS